CGCGGTGCAGTGGTACCTTAAAGGTGCGGAACAGGGTAATAAGGACGCTCAGTACAATCTCGGTACGCTTTACAGCAACAGCAAAGGTGCTTTACAAAACAGCGAGCTAGCAATGAGCTGGTATCTTAAAGCGGCAAATCAGGGCGATGCAGATGCCAGCTACAATATCGGCATTCTTTACTACAAAGGGAAAGGCGTGGTTAAAGACTACGGGCAGGCCTACGTCTGGTTTTCACGTGCGGAGCTGCGGGGTGACAAAGATGCCTTGGCGATGAAGCGCCTTTGTACAGAAAAAATGACCGCCAGCGAGCTGAAGAAGGCAAACGATGAGTTAGCCGCCGATAAGAGTCAGTTAGAAACGCCGCCAACTAGGTCTGAATGAGATACCATAAAAAAACCGCCGTCAGCGTTTACTCTGACGGTGGTTTTTTATTCTACGAAAAGGCTGTTAACGAGCCGCCTCATAAATCTTCCGGCTCTCTTCCAGCGTAATGTCGCGATGTTCACCGAGCTTAGTCATACCGTGTTCTTCCAGCTTTTTCACCAGCGCAGGGATGCTGCTGCCGTCTAGTCCATAGTCGGACAGGTGCGTTGGCGCGCCCATCTGTTGGAAGAAGTGCTCGGTGGCCTTAATGGCGGCTTCGATGCGTTCATCTTCGGTGCCGGTATCAATGCCCCAAACGCGCTCTGCGTACTGCAGCAGTTTCTCCCATTTCTGCGCTTTTCTGGCGCGCAGCATTGCGGGAAGCACTACAGCCAGCGTTTGTGCGTGATCGAGGCCGTGCATGGCGGTTAGCTCGTGGCCCAGCATATGGGTTGCCCAGTCTTGAGGAACGCCCGCGCCGATAAGCCCGTTTAGCGCCATGGTGGCGCTCCACATGATGTTAGCGCGCACGGCGTAGTTTTCCGGCTCTTTCAGCGCTTTCGGACCCTCTTCAATCAGCGTAAGCAACAGCCCTTCAGCAAAGCGATCCTGCACTTTGGCATCGACCGGATAGGTCAGGTACTGCTCGACAGTGTGGATAAAGGCATCGACTACGCCGTTGGCAACCTGACGCGGCGGCAGAGTGTAGGTAGTTAGCGGATCCAGAATGGCAAAGCGCGGCAGAACCAGAGGAGAATGGAACGCCTGCTTGTCCCCGGTTTCTCTTCGGCT
This DNA window, taken from Leminorella richardii, encodes the following:
- the yqhD gene encoding alcohol dehydrogenase, whose protein sequence is MNNFTLHLATKVVFGQGQISQLPNLIPADARVLITYGGGSIKRNGVLDQVHSALAGYTLFEFGGIEPNPAYETLMKAVEAVHNNKVDYLLAVGGGSVLDGTKFIAAAAKYAGDTWDIISSGGKKVTDALPIGSVLTLPATGSEMNSGAVISRRETGDKQAFHSPLVLPRFAILDPLTTYTLPPRQVANGVVDAFIHTVEQYLTYPVDAKVQDRFAEGLLLTLIEEGPKALKEPENYAVRANIMWSATMALNGLIGAGVPQDWATHMLGHELTAMHGLDHAQTLAVVLPAMLRARKAQKWEKLLQYAERVWGIDTGTEDERIEAAIKATEHFFQQMGAPTHLSDYGLDGSSIPALVKKLEEHGMTKLGEHRDITLEESRKIYEAAR